The following coding sequences lie in one Musa acuminata AAA Group cultivar baxijiao chromosome BXJ1-8, Cavendish_Baxijiao_AAA, whole genome shotgun sequence genomic window:
- the LOC135588779 gene encoding tubulin beta chain-like, which produces MREILHIQGGQCGNQIGAKFWEVICEEHGIDSTGNCTGDSGLQLERINVYYNEANGGRYVPRAVLMDLEPGTMDSIRSGPVGKIFRPDNFVFGQSGAGNNWAKGHYTEGAELIDAVLDVVRKEAENCDCLQGFQVCHSLGGGTGSGMGTLLISKIREEYPDRMMLTFSVFPSPKVSDTVVEPYNATLSVHQLVENADECMVLDNEALYDICFRTLKLATPTFGDLNHLISATMSGVTCCLRFPGQLNSDLRKLAVNLIPFPRLHFFMVGFAPLTSRGSQQYCALTVPELTQQMWDAKNMMCAADPRHGRYLTASAMFRGKMSTKEVDEQMINVQNKNSSYFVEWIPNNVKSSVCDSPPEGLKMASTFIGNSTSIQEMFRRVSEQFTAMFRRKAFLHWYTGEGMDEMEFTEAESNMNDLVAEYQQYQDATADDEEEEYEEEEEAA; this is translated from the exons ATGAGGGAGATCCTGCACATACAAGGTGGCCAATGCGGTAACCAGATCGGTGCTAAGTTCTGGGAGGTGATCTGCGAGGAGCACGGCATCGACAGCACCGGTAATTGCACGGGCGACTCCGGCCTCCAGCTCGAGCGGATCAATGTATACTACAACGAGGCAAACGGCGGCCGGTACGTCCCCCGCGCCGTTCTTATGGATCTCGAGCCCGGCACCATGGACTCCATCAGATCCGGTCCCGTGGGCAAGATCTTTAGGCCCGACAACTTCGTCTTCGGCCAGTCCGGGGCCGGAAACAACTGGGCCAAAGGGCACTACACCGAGGGCGCCGAGCTCATCGATGCTGTCCTTGATGTCGTCCGCAAGGAGGCGGAGAACTGCGATTGCTTGCAAG GATTCCAAGTATGCCATTCTTTGGGAGGAGGAACGGGTTCCGGAATGGGCACCCTTCTAATCTCTAAGATCAGAGAGGAGTACCCAGACAGGATGATGCTAACATTCTCTGTTTTTCCATCACCTAAGGTATCAGATACTGTGGTGGAACCATACAATGCCACACTGTCCGTTCATCAACTTGTTGAGAATGCTGATGAATGTATGGTCCTGGACAACGAGGCACTCTATGACATCTGCTTTCGCACTCTGAAGCTTGCAACTCCTACTT TTGGCGATCTTAATCATCTGATCTCTGCCACCATGAGCGGTGTGACATGCTGCCTTCGCTTCCCTGGCCAGCTTAATTCTGACCTCCGGAAGCTTGCGGTGAATCTTATTCCCTTCCCTCGCCTCCACTTCTTCATGGTAGGATTTGCACCATTGACATCACGAGGCTCCCAGCAGTACTGTGCCCTCACAGTTCCCGAGTTGACCCAACAAATGTGGGATGCCAAGAACATGATGTGTGCCGCCGACCCCCGTCATGGCAGGTACCTTACTGCCTCGGCCATGTTCCGAGGTAAGATGAGCACTAAGGAAGTCGATGAGCAGATGATAAATGTTCAGAATAAGAACTCATCCTACTTTGTCGAGTGGATTCCCAACAATGTCAAATCCAGCGTATGTGACAGTCCTCCCGAGGGGCTTAAGATGGCTTCCACTTTCATTGGCAACTCAACCTCCATCCAGGAGATGTTCAGGAGAGTGAGTGAGCAGTTCACGGCCATGTTCAGGCGGAAGGCTTTCTTGCACTGGTACACCGGCGAAGGCATGGATGAGATGGAATTTACAGAGGCCGAGAGTAACATGAACGATCTGGTTGCCGAGTACCAACAATACCAGGATGCAACAGCAGACGACGAGGAGGAAGAgtacgaggaagaggaagaggcagcTTGA
- the LOC103995618 gene encoding biotin--protein ligase 2 isoform X1: MPSALRPTAAAAAFCRLGLRSPPPPRRPILPLSASRLSSYCGGAMDGCGNSTVLVLAGKSPQEDDLARFLKSRSDTLKLLDEEAGEVRVLLRSEAYQSTFDPQFYMGALTASRFGRLLIWSPRLPSTHDLVSKNFGVLPVGTVCVTDVQIKGRGRAKNVWESPMGCLLFSFTLQMEDGRKLPLLQYVVSLAVTEAIKELCQTNGLPQLDIRIKWPNDLYLNGIKVGGILCTSTYRSKHFNVCAGIGLNLDNEKPTTCLNAVLQEINSGSLCLRREDILASFFNKFENLFEVFLDQGFQSLEELYYKTWLHSGQKVVIEEKQEGQPEESIIVTVQGLTSSGYLLAVGEDDKSYELHPDGNSFDFFKGLVRRKLE, from the exons ATGCCCTCGGCCCTCCGCCCTACGGCCGCTGCAGCCGCATTCTGTCGCCTCGGCCTCCGTTCCCCGCCTCCGCCCCGCCGTCCGATCCTCCCCCTGTCCGCCTCCCGGCTCTCGTCCTATTGTGGTGGTGCCATGGACGGCTGCGGCAACTCCACGGTCCTCGTCCTGGCCGGCAAATCTCCGCAAGAGGACGACCTTGCTCGATTCCTCAAGTCCAGGAGCGACACCCTAAAGCTCCTCGACGAGGAAGCAGGGGAGGTTAGGGTTTTACTCCGCTCCGAGGCGTACCAATCCACTTTCGATCCTCAGTTCTATATGGGCGCCCTCACCGCAAGCCGCTTTGGGCGGCTACTCATCTGGTCCCCGAGACTTCCCTCCACCCACGACCTTGTTTCAAA GAACTTTGGTGTGCTGCCGGTCGGCACAGTCTGCGTCACGGATGTCCAGATCAAAGGCAGAG GTCGGGCGAAGAATGTGTGGGAGTCGCCCATGGGCTGCCTTCTGTTCTCGTTCACGTTGCAGATGGAAGATGGGCGAAAGCTGCCGCTGTTGCAGTATGTTGTGTCTCTTGCGGTGACTGAGGCAATCAAGGAGTTGTGCCAAACCAAT GGATTACCGCAGCTCGATATTAGAATAAAGTGGCCAAATGATCTTTATCTAAATGGTATTAAAGTTGGCGGAATCCTTTGCACTTCAACTTACAGATCGAAGCACTTCAATGTTTGTGCTG GTATTGGATTGAACTTGGATAATGAGAAGCCAACTACATGTTTAAATGCAGTACTGCAAGAGATTAACTCAGGTTCACTTTGCTTGAGGAGAGAGGATATACTTGCATCATTTTTCAATAAATTTGAGAATCTCTTTGAGGTTTTTTTAGATCAAG GCTTTCAGTCTCTTGAGGAGCTGTACTATAAGACATGGCTTCATAG TGGTCAGAAGGTTGTCATAGAAGAAAAACAAGAGGGACAACCTGAGGAAAGCATTATAGTTACAGTTCAG GGATTAACATCCTCAGGATATTTATTAGCTGTTGGTGAGGACGATAAGAGTTATGAACTCCATCCTGATGGCAATAG CTTTGACTTCTTCAAAGGACTGGTTAGGAGAAAGTTGGAGTGA
- the LOC135589240 gene encoding putative germin-like protein 2-1, whose amino-acid sequence MAAAYALLLAALLALASSPTMARDPGALQDLCVADNTSNVFVNGFVCKNPKIVKAEDFFFSGLDEPRDTTNKVGSNVTLLNVNRIPGLNTLGISMARVDYAPFGLNPPHIHPRATEIQTVLEGSLYVGFVTSNPDNRLVTKVLRKGDVFVFPQGLIHFQFNYGTNKAVALSGLSSQNPGVITIANSVFGSKPAISDDILAKAFQVDKKIIDRIQAHF is encoded by the exons ATGGCTGCAGCCTACGCCCTCCTCCTCGCTGCTCTCCTTGCTTTGGCTTCTTCCCCCACCATGGCTCGTGATCCCGGTGCTCTCCAAGACCTGTGTGTCGCAGATAACACGTCCAATG TGTTCGTCAACGGATTTGTCTGCAAGAATCCGAAGATCGTCAAGGCCGAGGACTTCTTCTTCTCCGGTCTCGACGAGCCTCGCGACACCACCAACAAAGTCGGCTCCAACGTGACGCTCCTAAACGTGAACCGAATTCCCGGCCTCAACACCCTCGGCATCTCCATGGCCCGGGTGGACTACGCGCCGTTTGGCCTTAACCCTCCTCACATCCATCCCCGGGCGACGGAGATCCAAACGGTGTTGGAAGGCTCGCTCTACGTCGGCTTCGTCACCTCCAACCCCGACAACAGGCTCGTCACCAAAGTGCTTCGCAAGGGTGACGTGTTTGTGTTCCCCCAAGGCCTTATCCACTTCCAGTTCAACTACGGCACCAACAAGGCCGTCGCACTCTCCGGTCTCAGCAGCCAAAATCCGGGGGTGATCACCATCGCCAATTCCGTCTTCGGGTCCAAACCAGCCATCTCGGATGATATCCTCGCTAAGGCCTTTCAGGTGGACAAGAAGATCATAGATCGGATTCAGGCTCATTTCTAG
- the LOC103995618 gene encoding biotin--protein ligase 1, chloroplastic isoform X2, which yields MPSALRPTAAAAAFCRLGLRSPPPPRRPILPLSASRLSSYCGGAMDGCGNSTVLVLAGKSPQEDDLARFLKSRSDTLKLLDEEAGEVRVLLRSEAYQSTFDPQFYMGALTASRFGRLLIWSPRLPSTHDLVSKNFGVLPVGTVCVTDVQIKGRGRAKNVWESPMGCLLFSFTLQMEDGRKLPLLQYVVSLAVTEAIKELCQTNGLPQLDIRIKWPNDLYLNGIKVGGILCTSTYRSKHFNVCAGFQSLEELYYKTWLHSGQKVVIEEKQEGQPEESIIVTVQGLTSSGYLLAVGEDDKSYELHPDGNSFDFFKGLVRRKLE from the exons ATGCCCTCGGCCCTCCGCCCTACGGCCGCTGCAGCCGCATTCTGTCGCCTCGGCCTCCGTTCCCCGCCTCCGCCCCGCCGTCCGATCCTCCCCCTGTCCGCCTCCCGGCTCTCGTCCTATTGTGGTGGTGCCATGGACGGCTGCGGCAACTCCACGGTCCTCGTCCTGGCCGGCAAATCTCCGCAAGAGGACGACCTTGCTCGATTCCTCAAGTCCAGGAGCGACACCCTAAAGCTCCTCGACGAGGAAGCAGGGGAGGTTAGGGTTTTACTCCGCTCCGAGGCGTACCAATCCACTTTCGATCCTCAGTTCTATATGGGCGCCCTCACCGCAAGCCGCTTTGGGCGGCTACTCATCTGGTCCCCGAGACTTCCCTCCACCCACGACCTTGTTTCAAA GAACTTTGGTGTGCTGCCGGTCGGCACAGTCTGCGTCACGGATGTCCAGATCAAAGGCAGAG GTCGGGCGAAGAATGTGTGGGAGTCGCCCATGGGCTGCCTTCTGTTCTCGTTCACGTTGCAGATGGAAGATGGGCGAAAGCTGCCGCTGTTGCAGTATGTTGTGTCTCTTGCGGTGACTGAGGCAATCAAGGAGTTGTGCCAAACCAAT GGATTACCGCAGCTCGATATTAGAATAAAGTGGCCAAATGATCTTTATCTAAATGGTATTAAAGTTGGCGGAATCCTTTGCACTTCAACTTACAGATCGAAGCACTTCAATGTTTGTGCTG GCTTTCAGTCTCTTGAGGAGCTGTACTATAAGACATGGCTTCATAG TGGTCAGAAGGTTGTCATAGAAGAAAAACAAGAGGGACAACCTGAGGAAAGCATTATAGTTACAGTTCAG GGATTAACATCCTCAGGATATTTATTAGCTGTTGGTGAGGACGATAAGAGTTATGAACTCCATCCTGATGGCAATAG CTTTGACTTCTTCAAAGGACTGGTTAGGAGAAAGTTGGAGTGA